One window of Candidatus Poribacteria bacterium genomic DNA carries:
- a CDS encoding ABC transporter permease subunit — MFLTLIRRELIANIITFRFLVAMVVTLSLVVANTVVLIADYERRLTSYDTAVTEHDQRFLTRARTYSEVEGALLVDRPPNPLSIFNAGLDRRLGNSIAIRHTFVPTLWDTRSHSADNPFLNLFSSVDLVLIFQVILSLLALLFAHDAIAGEREAGTLRFSIGVLLS; from the coding sequence ATGTTCCTGACACTCATTCGGCGAGAGTTGATCGCTAACATTATAACGTTTCGGTTCCTTGTTGCGATGGTTGTCACGCTGTCGTTGGTGGTTGCGAATACCGTTGTCCTGATTGCCGATTACGAACGCCGTCTGACAAGTTATGATACCGCGGTGACGGAACACGATCAGCGATTTTTAACCAGAGCAAGGACCTATTCGGAGGTGGAAGGAGCACTCCTTGTAGACCGACCCCCCAATCCACTGAGCATTTTCAATGCGGGTTTAGATCGACGGCTCGGCAACTCTATCGCTATTCGGCATACCTTTGTCCCAACCCTTTGGGATACCCGATCACACAGCGCGGATAATCCTTTCCTCAACCTGTTTTCCAGTGTCGATTTAGTTCTGATTTTTCAGGTAATTCTCAGTCTGCTGGCACTGCTTTTCGCCCACGATGCAATCGCTGGAGAACGGGAAGCAGGCACGCTCCGCTTCTCAATTGGAGTCCTCTTATCATGA